Proteins from a single region of Hymenobacter aquaticus:
- a CDS encoding tellurite resistance TerB C-terminal domain-containing protein, which translates to MSAPADASIVDITGQASVLIQVSAAPVVPTPAAAPAAPPAYPVYDYAPPKLGKIYGQQLGLTAQQISWLNKFWCPDNVFLAIESARQATVLLYVAVLKELERQFKAEGSTLAQEVKALDAQAQQAYRQAYSWYSGGSYTSAGEQAGADVYLTMFKQCENAVREQFGHKRKISSQFSAQLTSLDQAYQQRFGNRVQALLPELAPRIPGPDAATELALNAQNTTRWKTAFDQLAAQLPHDTAGFAAGVYRLGELNAHNPAVENIFFEASRTLARHDPEESLRLYLHYLHHDFQSATVNNKQLAKTIQKSLFAQPEHLERFETIVQQFTRDKDLARALEQVPQVYARQRRKIQLDMGAVQAVRQQHSGTVERLNEYLRDEPEVLTPPAATPVPVGLPSADVAEIQLTVAAPAPTGRFGSAVALTATQQELLLLFADSTLTLPQAQVEAFARDRGALRNQLIDSINDGCYELLDDVLIEESGDDYTIYEPYFQQLTTPC; encoded by the coding sequence ATGTCAGCCCCCGCCGATGCATCTATTGTCGATATAACCGGCCAGGCGTCGGTTCTAATTCAAGTATCGGCAGCGCCGGTAGTTCCTACCCCGGCAGCTGCGCCTGCTGCCCCGCCGGCGTACCCGGTCTACGATTACGCGCCGCCCAAGCTGGGCAAGATTTACGGCCAACAGCTCGGGCTGACGGCGCAGCAAATCAGCTGGCTCAACAAATTCTGGTGCCCAGACAACGTATTTCTCGCCATCGAGAGCGCCCGGCAGGCTACGGTGCTACTCTACGTGGCCGTGCTCAAAGAGCTGGAACGCCAGTTCAAAGCCGAGGGCTCGACGCTGGCCCAGGAAGTGAAGGCCCTAGACGCGCAAGCACAGCAAGCCTATCGGCAGGCATACTCCTGGTACAGCGGCGGGTCGTACACGTCGGCCGGTGAGCAGGCCGGCGCCGATGTGTACCTGACCATGTTCAAGCAATGTGAAAACGCGGTGCGTGAGCAATTTGGCCACAAACGCAAGATCAGCAGCCAATTTTCCGCCCAGCTCACGTCGCTCGACCAAGCCTACCAACAACGTTTTGGCAATCGGGTACAAGCTCTACTGCCTGAGTTGGCACCCCGAATTCCTGGCCCCGACGCCGCTACCGAACTGGCCCTGAACGCCCAGAATACCACCCGCTGGAAAACGGCTTTCGACCAGTTGGCGGCACAGCTTCCGCACGACACAGCGGGTTTCGCGGCGGGCGTATACCGGCTGGGCGAGCTGAATGCCCACAATCCGGCCGTTGAGAATATCTTTTTTGAGGCCTCCCGGACACTGGCCCGGCACGACCCCGAAGAGTCACTTCGGTTGTACCTGCACTACCTGCACCACGATTTCCAATCGGCCACTGTCAACAATAAGCAGCTGGCCAAAACCATCCAGAAAAGCCTGTTTGCTCAACCGGAGCACCTGGAGCGGTTCGAGACCATCGTACAGCAATTCACGCGGGACAAGGACCTCGCCCGCGCCCTGGAGCAGGTACCGCAGGTATATGCCCGGCAGCGCCGGAAAATTCAGTTGGACATGGGCGCCGTGCAGGCCGTACGGCAACAACACTCCGGCACCGTTGAGCGGCTCAACGAATACCTACGCGACGAGCCGGAGGTGCTTACGCCACCTGCGGCCACCCCAGTGCCCGTTGGCCTCCCAAGTGCCGACGTAGCCGAAATACAGCTGACCGTGGCAGCCCCGGCCCCAACCGGCCGCTTCGGCAGCGCCGTCGCGCTGACGGCTACCCAGCAGGAGTTGCTGCTCTTGTTTGCCGACTCGACTCTGACGCTGCCCCAGGCCCAGGTAGAAGCATTTGCCCGCGACCGGGGTGCCCTGCGCAATCAGCTCATCGACAGCATTAATGATGGCTGCTATGAGCTACTCGATGACGTGCTCATCGAGGAAAGCGGCGACGATTACACGATTTACGAACCCTACTTCCAGCAGCTTACCACTCCATGCTAG